The genomic segment TGCCAGTGGGGACATCTGGGCTGGGACGATGAAGGGATTGTCGCGCTTCTCGGCCGGCCGTTTTGAAAACTTCACGCAATTCAATAGCGGGCTGCCGAACGACGTCGTATTCGGCGTCTGCGTCGAAAACCAGAACGTCTGGACTGCAACCACAGCTGGGACGGCGCGCTTCCGGGTGCGCGAGAAGAAGTGGGATGTCTATACTCCTGCGAACTCTCCTCAGCACGAGCCCTGGGGATACTTTGTAACCTATGGAGACGGCCGTGTCTACGCGGCTCTGTGGGGCGGCGGTGTCCTGGAGTTCGACGTCGCCACGCAGGCATGGAGATCATGGCTCGACCCCGACGGAGAAATGGAATACGACGTCTTTCGCGATGACGGGCTCATCCACAACATCACAACCAGCGTAAGCTATGTCGAGAAAATTCTCTGGATTGGCACCTATTTCGGCATGAGCCGGTATGACGGCAGGGAATGGCGCGGATACATGGATCACGACTCCGGGCTAGCCAGCAACTTCATTAACTTTGTCAAAGCGAGAGGCCGTGTCGCCTGGGCGTGCACGGACAAAGGGCTTAGCGCCGTCAACGGAGACACGAACCGCTGGGTCACTTATACTCCTGCTGACCCTGCCTGGAGCAGGAACCAGGTCCCGCCGGCCGAGCCGATCGAAGGCACGAAGGGCTGGGTTGCAAAAGTCTATAACGATAACAAGCTCCTGGAAACGATAAAGCTGGAACATGGCCTCGCCAACAACCACATCTATGGCGTCGATTTTCAAGGGGACGATGTGTGGGTTGCCACCTCCAAAGGGGTAAGTCACGGGGCGCTAGTACAGAAAAAGGCAAAGGAGGGAAAGTCCCATGAGTAAACTGGGGAAGCTTCGGTTTCTGGTAGTACTGGGACTGCTCACCTGCGGCCTGCTGTTTGCGCTTGGCCAACAGACACCCCCCGGGAAGCCGCTGGATCAGAAGTCTTCTGACGAAAAGAAGAAGGGGGAGATAATCTACGGAAACACACCCGAGGATCTCAAGCCCTTCGCGAAGTATGTCAGTGAGCCTTATAAGAACTACTGGGTCCCGAGCGATTCTCCCGTCATGTTCTGGGGGCCGGGGCGCGACAAGCCTGAGCCTGAAGTCGACACGGTCAAGATCGGCGTAATTGCCCCGGTCGCTCGAAGCTACGAAACCTACATCGGCCAGTCTGTGCTCCGCGGAATGGAGATGGCGCTCGATGATGCCAACGCCAATGGAGGCTATAGAGGCAAACGGTTCGAGGCCGTCTTGAGAAACGATACCGGGCTCTGGGGTGCATCTGCCAACGAGGTCGTCTCCCTGTCCTATGACGACAAAGTCTGGGCCATCATCGGCACCGTCGACGGTGCGAACACTCACATCGCGATTCGAGTTGCGCTGAGAACGGAAATCCCAATCATGAATGTGGCTGATACGGATGCGACCCTGGTGGAAACCAAAATACCCTGGGTCGTCCGCGTGATTCCGGACGACAGGCAGATGACCTATACGATCGCATATTACGTCTACAAGCAGCTGGGGCTGAACAGCGTTGCGATTCTCCGGGCCAGCAATCGCTACGGGCGCATCGGCGTGACGCAATTCAAAAAGGCTTCCATAAAACTCGGGAAACCTGCACCCATCGAGACCAATTACGAGCCCAACTACGAAAACGTAAACCCAGACTTCGAAATCCAGTTGGAGCGTCTCGCAAAAGTGCAGCCGGACGCGGTCGTTCTTTGGGCCGATGCCGAACCGGCCGGCGCGCTCGTGAAACAGATCCGGGACCGAGGGATGAAATTTCCTATTTTCGCATGCGAGCGCATCGTGCATCCCGATTTCCTCAACGCGGCGGGAAAGGCGGCCGAGGGAGTCGTGGCCGTGTATCCCTTCGATCCGGAGGCCAAGAACCCGAAGTACGCTGAGTTCAGGAAGCGCTACGAGGAACGGTATCACGAGGCGCCGGATTGCTACGCGGTCCACTCGTATGACGGGACCATGATGACCGTCGAGGCGATCCGGAAAGCGGGTCTGAACCGGTACCGCATACGCGATGCCCTTGCGGCGATGAGCCATTGGGATGGTGTCTCCGGCCCCATCGACCTGGACCTGGCTTTGAGCAATCGCAGGCCGGTGATTGCTGCTTCTGTCAAAGACGGGAAATTTGTTTTCGGCATTCCCAAAATGAATCGCACGTTTTAAGAAAATTCGAAATTCGAGATTGTTTTGAATCTCGAATCGTTGAGGACATATCAATGTGGGTGTGGCTATTTCTGACGGTCTTGCCGCTGATAGTACAGGGGCCGCAGCAACCGCATTTTGACTTCAGCAAAGCCGGATCTGGATTCTATGGTCCCGGACGCGAGTTGCCGGACCCGGTGGGCTTGACATCGGTTCGGATCGGCGTCCTGGGACCGGGGAACGATGCCGAAGGCCTGCAGATGCGCACCGGCGTCCGGATGGCTTTGGATGAAATGAACCGGAGGGGAGGGTACAAGGGCATCCCTTACGAAATGGTGTTCCGGCCTGATGATGGACCGTGGGGCACGGCTGCAAAGCAGGTTGTGGATCTCGCCTACGAAGATAAGGTCTGGACGATCATCGGCGGTCTGGACGGCCAGCGCACTCACATCGCCGAACTGGTCGTCTCCAAAGCCTGGGTTCCGGTGGTCACGCCGTCCGCCGCGGACATGTCGATCGACTACGCAAACGTGCCGTGGGTTTTCCGTTGCGCACCAGCCGACAGCCGCGAGGCGGAACTGCTGCTCGACTTCGCCGGGAGACAAGGATACCAGCACGTAGTTGCTTTGACCGAGGCGCAGCGAGATGGACACACAGGTTTCTTGCGACTCCAGGAAGCGGCGGGCCGCAAGAATATCCATCTCGATGCTCATTGGCAGTTTCCTACGGGCAATCCGGAAGCAGTGGTCCCGCGCCTTCTCGGCATCGATTCCGACGCGCTGATCATCTGGGGCAGTCCCGGACCGTCCCTCACTTTGCTCCGCGCCATTCGGGCTGCGGGCATAAAGACTCCCGTACTCGGCCCTGCCTCGCTTGCAAGTGCGGAAATCACCGCTGATTCCTCGTGGATTGGAGAACTGGTGGTCGCAGCGCCTTACGATCTGAGTCGGCACGATCCGGACTTGCTCGCGTTCAGCGTGCGGTTCAAAGATCTCACG from the Terriglobia bacterium genome contains:
- a CDS encoding regulator produces the protein MKKNLLLGILLFAALAAMAAEEPLPRVYRYWESFHKADGLPADKAFSILVDGDRIWAGTESGLACYEDGKWRYYGVKEGLAYPAVLSLALDTASGDIWAGTMKGLSRFSAGRFENFTQFNSGLPNDVVFGVCVENQNVWTATTAGTARFRVREKKWDVYTPANSPQHEPWGYFVTYGDGRVYAALWGGGVLEFDVATQAWRSWLDPDGEMEYDVFRDDGLIHNITTSVSYVEKILWIGTYFGMSRYDGREWRGYMDHDSGLASNFINFVKARGRVAWACTDKGLSAVNGDTNRWVTYTPADPAWSRNQVPPAEPIEGTKGWVAKVYNDNKLLETIKLEHGLANNHIYGVDFQGDDVWVATSKGVSHGALVQKKAKEGKSHE
- a CDS encoding ABC transporter substrate-binding protein, producing MSKLGKLRFLVVLGLLTCGLLFALGQQTPPGKPLDQKSSDEKKKGEIIYGNTPEDLKPFAKYVSEPYKNYWVPSDSPVMFWGPGRDKPEPEVDTVKIGVIAPVARSYETYIGQSVLRGMEMALDDANANGGYRGKRFEAVLRNDTGLWGASANEVVSLSYDDKVWAIIGTVDGANTHIAIRVALRTEIPIMNVADTDATLVETKIPWVVRVIPDDRQMTYTIAYYVYKQLGLNSVAILRASNRYGRIGVTQFKKASIKLGKPAPIETNYEPNYENVNPDFEIQLERLAKVQPDAVVLWADAEPAGALVKQIRDRGMKFPIFACERIVHPDFLNAAGKAAEGVVAVYPFDPEAKNPKYAEFRKRYEERYHEAPDCYAVHSYDGTMMTVEAIRKAGLNRYRIRDALAAMSHWDGVSGPIDLDLALSNRRPVIAASVKDGKFVFGIPKMNRTF
- a CDS encoding ABC transporter substrate-binding protein, with the protein product MWVWLFLTVLPLIVQGPQQPHFDFSKAGSGFYGPGRELPDPVGLTSVRIGVLGPGNDAEGLQMRTGVRMALDEMNRRGGYKGIPYEMVFRPDDGPWGTAAKQVVDLAYEDKVWTIIGGLDGQRTHIAELVVSKAWVPVVTPSAADMSIDYANVPWVFRCAPADSREAELLLDFAGRQGYQHVVALTEAQRDGHTGFLRLQEAAGRKNIHLDAHWQFPTGNPEAVVPRLLGIDSDALIIWGSPGPSLTLLRAIRAAGIKTPVLGPASLASAEITADSSWIGELVVAAPYDLSRHDPDLLAFSVRFKDLTGMPPTPIALLSYDAALLVTKAVATAGLNRMRIRDELARMSYDGIVGKTQFNSLRGSIREPVILSFRNGRWERLNN